In Paenibacillus sp. 1781tsa1, one DNA window encodes the following:
- a CDS encoding beta-glucoside-specific PTS transporter subunit IIABC: MKHQETAQEIIKAVGGTKNINSVYHCVTRLRFDLKDNDKVDNGSLKKLDKVMGTNISGDQFQVIIGNDVSKVFDAMVKENPAIQQTTENKEPKSDKKQNVVLKIFETIAGVFAPMLPAITAAGMLKGLLALFVSLGWMSAGTDTYRILSAIGDGVFHYLPLLIAVSAARKFGSNPFVAIALGTALMYPDMTALLSSGESVGFLGIPVTAVSYASSVIPILLAVWLMSYVEKWVDRVIPAALKLLLVPLITLLVMVPVTLIAIGPLGTFVGSGLSGGINWLLNEGGLIAGIVLGGAMALIIMTGMHYALVPIILSNIATLGFDKFLPLTFISNMGQAGATLGVFFRAKDKKLKTVALSTSFTALMGVTEPAMYGVNMKYKKPFAAAMIGSAVGGGFALAFGAKAYVLAGNGGLPGLPSLIGQTFWYSFGGMILAFVVGTIMSTIFGIKEEEGDAEALAQFSPGASSAAATAPSSDAASVNVDDMGAPTPTSNAVAVAPMTGKSIPLKEVNDPTFGDELMGKGVAFVPTVGELVSPVTGTIMNVFKTKHAIVVRSDNGMELLIHVGINTVKLRGQYFDAHVATGARVQAGDKLLTFELAEIAKEYDITTAMVVTNTADYKQVLPVKLGQITMGEDVLKAEI; encoded by the coding sequence ATGAAACATCAGGAAACGGCGCAGGAAATCATCAAAGCCGTTGGGGGAACTAAAAATATCAATTCAGTGTATCACTGCGTTACTCGACTGCGCTTTGATTTGAAAGACAACGATAAAGTTGATAACGGCTCACTCAAAAAACTGGATAAGGTCATGGGAACGAATATTTCAGGCGATCAATTCCAGGTCATTATCGGTAATGACGTGTCGAAAGTATTCGACGCTATGGTGAAGGAAAATCCGGCAATCCAGCAAACTACAGAAAATAAAGAGCCAAAGTCGGATAAAAAACAAAATGTCGTGCTGAAAATTTTTGAAACAATCGCAGGTGTCTTTGCTCCGATGCTCCCAGCGATTACAGCTGCAGGTATGCTCAAAGGATTACTCGCTTTGTTCGTATCCTTAGGTTGGATGTCTGCTGGAACGGATACGTACCGTATTCTTTCGGCTATCGGTGACGGAGTGTTCCATTACTTGCCTTTACTGATCGCAGTCAGCGCTGCTCGTAAATTCGGCAGTAACCCGTTTGTTGCGATTGCACTAGGTACGGCACTGATGTATCCGGATATGACAGCATTGCTATCTAGCGGTGAATCGGTTGGATTCTTGGGAATTCCGGTTACGGCTGTAAGTTATGCTTCATCGGTTATTCCAATTTTACTCGCTGTATGGTTGATGTCCTATGTTGAGAAGTGGGTTGACCGCGTTATTCCTGCTGCACTCAAGCTGCTGCTTGTACCATTAATTACTTTGCTTGTCATGGTTCCGGTAACGCTAATTGCGATCGGTCCATTGGGTACATTTGTAGGTAGCGGATTGTCTGGCGGTATCAACTGGCTGCTGAATGAAGGCGGATTGATTGCAGGTATTGTTCTGGGCGGCGCGATGGCGCTTATTATTATGACAGGAATGCACTATGCACTTGTGCCGATCATCCTGAGTAATATCGCTACACTGGGATTTGACAAATTCTTGCCATTGACCTTTATCTCCAACATGGGTCAGGCTGGTGCAACTCTCGGCGTATTCTTCCGGGCAAAAGATAAAAAACTCAAAACCGTGGCATTGTCAACGAGCTTCACAGCACTCATGGGTGTAACGGAGCCGGCTATGTACGGGGTTAACATGAAGTATAAAAAACCATTTGCCGCAGCGATGATTGGTAGCGCAGTCGGTGGCGGCTTCGCCCTTGCTTTTGGCGCAAAAGCGTATGTGCTTGCAGGTAACGGTGGTCTCCCAGGACTTCCTTCCCTGATCGGTCAAACGTTCTGGTATTCCTTTGGCGGTATGATTCTTGCATTTGTTGTAGGTACAATTATGTCTACGATATTCGGTATTAAGGAAGAAGAAGGGGACGCTGAGGCATTGGCTCAATTCTCACCAGGCGCTTCTTCTGCGGCAGCGACAGCACCTTCAAGCGATGCTGCAAGCGTGAACGTGGACGACATGGGCGCTCCAACACCAACGAGTAATGCGGTAGCCGTTGCACCGATGACAGGTAAATCCATCCCACTCAAAGAAGTCAATGATCCAACATTCGGTGATGAATTGATGGGTAAAGGTGTGGCATTTGTTCCTACGGTGGGTGAATTGGTATCTCCAGTGACGGGTACGATCATGAATGTGTTCAAAACGAAACATGCGATCGTTGTCCGCAGTGATAACGGAATGGAATTGCTGATTCATGTTGGAATTAACACGGTGAAGCTGCGTGGACAGTATTTCGATGCACATGTTGCTACAGGAGCACGTGTACAGGCTGGAGACAAGTTACTTACATTTGAACTGGCCGAGATTGCAAAAGAATACGATATTACAACGGCTATGGTTGTTACCAATACGGCTGATTACAAGCAGGTTCTACCTGTAAAATTGGGCCAAATCACGATGGGTGAAGACGTCTTGAAAGCTGAAATCTAA
- the zwf gene encoding glucose-6-phosphate dehydrogenase, with amino-acid sequence MEPTTIVLFGATGDLAKRKIYPALYNLYLEQKLPETFSLIGLGRREWSDEFFQAQVEKSLNEFSRRQADPEVVKSFVKAFRYSVLNISHKEDYIKLLGLVEQREAELGIPSNRLFYLSVGPEFFEPIAENIQQIGLGSTEGWKRLVIEKPFGHDLQSARDLNRKLSESFTEEEIYRIDHYLGKPMVQRLETLHQSNPIMKALWNNRYISNVQITANETVGVEERASYYDHVGAVRDMFQNHMLQLLMMMAIQLPYNSTSEKVGLKKKHIMESIQPLQKQTVGASIIRGQYAEGNIQGKPVNAYAAEPGVAENTMNDTFIAAKLQIDDFFWRGVPFYIRTGKRMKEKSTRIVIEFKEPSGQTNVLKNKGSKPNLLVIEMSPDQSMTLQLNASDPENKGEFKPVHIDLSPDKGDLAEAYENLIRDALLGDPTFFAHWDEVELSWAWVQPILDAFQENLLPLHLYPAGSYGPAESDAMLEEDGHHWWFDEPADQESVVTNSIPLAVNANL; translated from the coding sequence ATGGAACCAACTACCATTGTTTTATTTGGTGCTACTGGCGATTTAGCCAAAAGAAAAATATATCCTGCCTTATATAACTTATATCTTGAGCAGAAGCTTCCTGAAACCTTCTCATTGATTGGTCTGGGGCGTAGAGAGTGGTCTGATGAATTCTTTCAGGCACAAGTGGAAAAATCATTAAATGAATTTTCCAGACGCCAGGCAGATCCTGAAGTTGTGAAGTCATTTGTGAAAGCTTTTCGCTACAGTGTATTGAATATAAGCCATAAGGAAGATTATATAAAGCTGTTGGGATTAGTTGAACAAAGAGAAGCTGAGCTTGGCATTCCGTCCAACCGCTTGTTCTATCTCTCGGTTGGTCCGGAATTCTTCGAACCCATTGCAGAGAACATTCAACAAATTGGGCTGGGTTCCACAGAGGGCTGGAAGCGTCTCGTCATCGAGAAGCCATTTGGTCACGATCTGCAGTCCGCCCGAGACCTTAATCGCAAATTAAGCGAATCGTTCACGGAGGAAGAGATTTATCGGATTGACCACTATTTGGGCAAACCGATGGTACAGCGCCTGGAGACGTTACATCAGAGTAACCCAATCATGAAGGCGTTATGGAACAACCGCTACATCTCCAATGTGCAAATTACGGCTAATGAGACTGTAGGTGTCGAAGAACGTGCATCCTATTATGATCATGTAGGTGCAGTGCGAGACATGTTCCAGAATCATATGTTGCAATTGCTCATGATGATGGCGATTCAGCTTCCATACAACAGTACTTCCGAAAAAGTTGGATTGAAGAAAAAGCACATTATGGAATCAATCCAGCCGTTACAAAAGCAAACCGTGGGCGCAAGCATCATCCGTGGACAGTATGCAGAAGGCAACATTCAAGGCAAACCGGTAAATGCTTATGCTGCTGAACCGGGTGTAGCGGAGAATACGATGAATGACACATTCATTGCTGCCAAATTGCAAATCGATGATTTCTTCTGGCGCGGTGTTCCGTTTTACATTCGTACGGGTAAAAGAATGAAGGAGAAATCAACACGTATCGTGATTGAATTCAAAGAACCTTCAGGACAAACGAATGTGCTGAAAAACAAGGGTTCCAAGCCAAACCTGCTCGTCATTGAGATGAGTCCTGATCAGAGCATGACATTGCAACTGAATGCAAGTGATCCTGAGAATAAAGGTGAATTCAAACCGGTTCATATCGATCTTTCTCCGGATAAAGGTGACCTTGCGGAAGCTTACGAGAATCTGATTCGTGATGCTTTGCTAGGTGATCCAACATTCTTTGCCCACTGGGATGAAGTAGAATTGTCATGGGCATGGGTGCAACCTATTCTGGATGCATTCCAGGAAAATCTGTTGCCACTTCACCTGTATCCTGCAGGTAGCTATGGTCCGGCTGAATCAGATGCTATGCTTGAAGAAGATGGTCACCACTGGTGGTTTGATGAGCCGGCGGATCAGGAGTCTGTAGTTACAAATAGCATACCCTTGGCGGTTAATGCAAATCTCTAA
- a CDS encoding metallophosphoesterase, which translates to MFVLVGILFLVIYGLLVFYIGWSGWSWMKPVVSARFRWFYIIALVFLAVSFILARLFGSISFLGIIGSYWLAIFSLLLLILPVVHLTMWLLRLTRIPRHHTQKWAGVVTLVLLVSTMGYGIFNAYSPVVRTYNIQIDKKVEGVDKLNIVMAADMHFGLLSGPAHAKRMVEEINALKPDLVLYPGDIIDDNLDMYLNSGIADIISDIQAPYGVYASLGNHDKFDGPIEDLIAALEKSNMQVLYDDKIVLEDKITLIGRKDRTEKDRAEVATLMQGTDLNQPVLMMDHQPYDLDIAEQNNVDLVVSGHTHRGQIAPAQFITQAIYENDWGYLQKGSMHSIVTSGFGFWGPPIRTSSRSEIVQINVTFQQ; encoded by the coding sequence ATGTTTGTATTAGTGGGTATATTGTTTTTGGTGATATACGGTTTATTAGTGTTCTACATAGGCTGGAGCGGTTGGAGTTGGATGAAACCAGTCGTGTCCGCCAGATTTCGATGGTTTTATATTATAGCGCTTGTATTCCTTGCCGTTTCCTTCATTCTGGCACGATTATTTGGAAGCATTTCGTTCCTCGGTATCATCGGTTCTTACTGGCTGGCAATCTTCTCGTTGTTATTGCTGATCCTGCCCGTCGTTCACCTGACGATGTGGCTGCTGAGATTAACCCGTATTCCAAGACATCACACACAGAAATGGGCGGGAGTCGTTACGCTGGTGCTGTTAGTGTCTACAATGGGTTACGGAATTTTCAACGCCTACAGCCCTGTAGTGAGAACATATAATATCCAGATTGATAAAAAAGTAGAAGGTGTAGACAAGCTCAACATTGTCATGGCTGCCGATATGCACTTCGGACTTCTGTCTGGCCCCGCACATGCCAAACGCATGGTGGAGGAGATCAATGCACTGAAGCCGGATCTGGTGCTGTATCCTGGAGATATTATTGATGACAATCTGGATATGTATCTTAATAGCGGAATCGCGGATATTATCAGTGACATTCAGGCTCCATACGGTGTCTATGCTTCTCTTGGGAATCACGATAAGTTCGATGGTCCGATTGAAGATCTGATTGCTGCGCTGGAGAAGAGCAACATGCAAGTTTTGTACGATGACAAGATTGTCCTAGAGGATAAGATCACCCTCATTGGACGGAAAGACCGCACAGAGAAGGATCGCGCAGAAGTAGCTACGTTAATGCAAGGTACTGACTTGAACCAACCGGTACTTATGATGGATCACCAGCCGTATGATCTGGATATTGCGGAGCAAAACAATGTAGATCTGGTCGTATCCGGTCATACCCATCGTGGTCAGATTGCACCTGCTCAGTTCATCACACAGGCTATTTACGAGAATGATTGGGGCTATCTGCAAAAGGGTTCCATGCATTCCATCGTAACCTCCGGATTTGGCTTCTGGGGACCTCCAATTCGTACAAGTAGTCGTTCGGAGATTGTACAGATTAATGTGACGTTCCAGCAATGA
- a CDS encoding glycoside hydrolase family 1 protein, producing the protein MIHRQGFPEGFLWGGAIAANQAEGGFDAGGKGWSTADMVPYFEKKDYTNLRELMHVTSATVEKAMAHHSAEGYPKRYGIDFYHRFKEDIALFAELGFKTFRLSINWPRIFPNGYDDEPNEEGLRFYDEVFDELRKYDIEPLVTLSHYEMPMALVLKYNGWAGREVIGHFVRYAETVMTRYKDKVKYWLTFNEINTTIIEPFTGGGIIEDRVENTMQASYQALHHQFVASSLVTEKARQINPNFQIGCMLARMIHYPATSKPEDVLQAQIDNQLNLLHTDVQVRGSYPTFMARYWAENEITIAMEPGDEQILREHTVDFISFSYYTSLVSAVNPEEYGVTGGNLYSTIKNPNLERTEWGWQLDPIGLRVALKELYDRYQLPLFVVENGLGAKDTVDADGSINDDYRIDYLRKHITQMKEAVMDGVDLMGYTNWGAIDIISASTSEMSKRYGVIYVDQDDNGQGTLNRYKKKSFGWYQKVIASNGENLE; encoded by the coding sequence ATGATTCATCGACAAGGGTTTCCGGAAGGGTTTCTATGGGGCGGCGCTATTGCCGCCAATCAGGCTGAGGGTGGATTCGACGCTGGCGGTAAAGGTTGGTCGACAGCCGACATGGTTCCTTATTTTGAGAAAAAGGACTACACCAACCTTAGAGAACTGATGCATGTTACGAGTGCAACGGTTGAGAAAGCCATGGCACATCACAGTGCAGAAGGTTATCCGAAGCGTTACGGGATTGACTTCTACCACCGTTTCAAAGAGGATATTGCGCTCTTCGCCGAGCTGGGTTTCAAGACATTCCGTCTGTCCATCAACTGGCCGCGCATTTTCCCGAATGGTTATGATGACGAGCCGAATGAAGAGGGACTGCGCTTCTATGACGAAGTGTTCGATGAACTTCGTAAATACGATATCGAACCTCTCGTAACACTCTCACACTATGAGATGCCTATGGCGCTTGTACTGAAATATAACGGCTGGGCAGGCCGCGAAGTGATTGGACATTTTGTGAGATATGCCGAAACTGTGATGACCCGGTACAAGGACAAGGTCAAATACTGGTTGACGTTTAATGAGATTAACACAACCATTATTGAACCGTTTACTGGTGGCGGTATTATTGAAGACCGGGTGGAGAACACGATGCAGGCTTCCTATCAGGCCCTTCATCATCAATTTGTAGCCAGCAGCCTGGTAACGGAAAAAGCACGTCAGATTAACCCGAACTTCCAGATCGGATGTATGCTTGCACGCATGATTCACTATCCGGCGACGTCGAAGCCAGAGGATGTGCTGCAAGCACAGATCGATAACCAGCTGAACCTGCTGCATACGGATGTACAAGTTCGTGGTAGTTACCCAACATTCATGGCTCGGTACTGGGCAGAGAACGAAATTACCATTGCCATGGAACCGGGGGACGAGCAGATCCTGCGTGAGCATACGGTTGATTTCATCTCATTCAGTTACTACACATCCTTGGTGTCCGCAGTGAACCCAGAGGAATATGGAGTGACGGGTGGTAACCTGTACAGCACGATTAAGAACCCGAATCTGGAGCGTACGGAGTGGGGCTGGCAGCTTGATCCGATTGGTTTGCGCGTTGCATTGAAAGAACTGTATGATCGTTACCAATTGCCATTGTTTGTGGTGGAGAATGGACTTGGAGCGAAAGATACGGTAGATGCAGATGGTTCCATCAACGATGATTACCGGATTGATTATCTGAGAAAACATATTACACAAATGAAAGAAGCCGTTATGGATGGTGTGGACCTGATGGGATATACCAACTGGGGAGCGATTGATATCATCAGTGCATCCACTTCGGAAATGTCCAAGCGTTATGGCGTGATCTACGTGGATCAGGACGACAACGGACAAGGCACATTGAATCGGTATAAGAAAAAGAGCTTTGGCTGGTATCAAAAAGTCATTGCCTCCAATGGCGAAAACTTGGAATAG
- the gndA gene encoding NADP-dependent phosphogluconate dehydrogenase, which produces MSKQQIGVIGLAVMGKNLALNIESKGFSVSVFNRSPEKTHDLLKEAEGKNLTGAFTIEEFVESLESPRKILIMVQAGKATDATIEQLLPHLDQGDIIIDGGNAYFPDTQRRSKELEEKGFRFIGAGVSGGEEGALKGPAIMPGGQESAYQLVEPILTAISAKVGDDACSTYIGPDGAGHYVKMVHNGIEYGDMQLIGEAYHLLKSVLNVSVEELHEIFTEWNQGELDSYLIEITADIFSKYDPETGKPMVDVILDAAGQKGTGKWTSQSALDLGVPLSMITESVFSRFLSAMKDERVAASKILNGPATEAFSGDKKAFIENVRKALFASKIVSYAQGFAQMRAASDEYGWDLKYGNIAMIFRGGCIIRSQFLQNIKEAYDKDAALKNLLLDPYFQNIVESYQGAWREVIAAAVKQGIPVPGFSSALSYYDSYRTERLPANLLQAQRDYFGAHTFKRVDKEGSFHFQWMDTNE; this is translated from the coding sequence ATGAGTAAACAGCAGATTGGTGTTATTGGATTGGCAGTAATGGGTAAAAACCTGGCTTTGAATATTGAAAGTAAAGGGTTCTCGGTATCGGTATTTAACCGTTCCCCAGAGAAAACCCATGATCTTCTGAAAGAAGCAGAAGGTAAAAACCTGACAGGTGCGTTCACAATTGAAGAATTCGTGGAATCCCTGGAGTCTCCGCGCAAAATTCTGATCATGGTACAAGCAGGTAAAGCAACAGATGCAACGATCGAACAACTGCTTCCTCATCTGGATCAAGGCGACATTATTATCGATGGAGGTAATGCTTACTTCCCTGACACACAACGTCGCAGTAAAGAACTGGAAGAAAAAGGCTTCCGCTTCATCGGAGCAGGTGTATCCGGTGGTGAAGAAGGCGCACTGAAAGGCCCGGCAATCATGCCAGGCGGTCAGGAAAGTGCTTATCAGTTGGTAGAACCGATCCTTACAGCAATCTCCGCCAAAGTGGGCGATGATGCATGCAGCACATACATCGGACCAGACGGTGCCGGACACTATGTAAAAATGGTGCATAACGGTATCGAGTACGGAGATATGCAGTTGATTGGTGAAGCTTACCACTTGCTCAAATCCGTATTGAACGTTTCCGTTGAAGAGTTGCATGAGATCTTCACCGAGTGGAATCAAGGAGAGCTGGACAGCTACCTGATTGAAATCACTGCAGATATCTTCTCCAAATACGATCCAGAAACAGGCAAACCAATGGTTGACGTGATTCTGGACGCGGCTGGACAAAAAGGAACAGGTAAATGGACAAGCCAAAGCGCGCTGGATCTCGGCGTACCATTGTCCATGATTACGGAATCCGTATTCTCCCGTTTCCTGTCTGCCATGAAGGACGAGCGTGTAGCAGCTAGCAAAATCCTGAATGGACCAGCAACTGAAGCATTCTCTGGTGACAAAAAAGCGTTCATCGAGAACGTGCGTAAAGCGCTGTTTGCAAGTAAAATCGTATCCTATGCACAAGGATTTGCACAAATGCGTGCAGCTTCCGATGAATACGGCTGGGATCTGAAATACGGAAACATTGCCATGATCTTCCGTGGCGGATGTATCATCCGTTCCCAATTCCTGCAAAACATTAAAGAAGCATATGACAAAGACGCAGCACTGAAAAACCTGCTGCTTGATCCATACTTCCAAAACATCGTTGAGTCTTATCAAGGTGCATGGCGTGAAGTTATAGCGGCTGCTGTAAAACAAGGTATTCCGGTACCTGGCTTCTCCAGCGCTCTTTCTTACTACGACAGCTACCGTACAGAGCGTTTGCCAGCAAACTTGCTGCAAGCACAACGTGACTACTTCGGTGCTCACACATTCAAACGTGTGGACAAAGAAGGTTCATTCCACTTCCAATGGATGGATACAAACGAGTAA
- a CDS encoding LysR family transcriptional regulator: MTTNYELYKVFYWAAKTGSLTQAAKALYITQPSVSHAIKQLEESFGLTLFYRNSKGVALTQEGASLYSYIEQSQILISLAEEKMAALKNLDNGELRIGGSDSLFKHYMLAYLEEFHTLYPNIKLHLSHGTTPEVITFLKEGKIDLGVVRMPIVDPQLEVRESIQLKDCFVAGERYAQLKGKVMTLEMLLEHQLILFSRNSRVRMAITELFNSYNYTLKPEIEVGSVDLLIEFARRGLGISYVTREFISKELEEGSLFEIQLDVPLPPSHVGIMTKRNMPISLAANRFMDLIFQS, encoded by the coding sequence ATGACTACAAATTACGAACTATATAAAGTCTTTTATTGGGCCGCCAAAACGGGAAGTTTGACACAGGCTGCAAAAGCACTGTATATCACTCAACCCAGCGTCAGTCATGCCATTAAGCAATTGGAAGAGAGCTTTGGTCTTACCCTGTTTTATCGAAATTCCAAGGGTGTAGCATTGACACAGGAAGGTGCCAGTCTGTATTCCTATATTGAACAATCCCAGATTCTGATCTCGCTTGCGGAAGAAAAAATGGCCGCATTGAAGAATCTCGACAATGGTGAACTCCGGATTGGTGGCAGTGACTCCCTGTTCAAGCATTACATGCTGGCCTATCTGGAGGAATTCCACACCCTGTATCCTAACATCAAGCTACATCTGAGTCATGGAACCACGCCGGAAGTCATTACCTTTCTAAAAGAAGGCAAGATCGATCTTGGTGTGGTTCGAATGCCCATTGTTGATCCGCAGCTCGAAGTCAGGGAAAGCATTCAGTTGAAAGACTGTTTTGTAGCTGGGGAACGTTATGCTCAGTTGAAGGGTAAAGTCATGACACTTGAGATGCTTCTAGAGCATCAACTGATTCTCTTCTCCCGGAACAGCCGGGTTCGGATGGCTATAACCGAGTTGTTTAACAGCTATAATTACACGTTGAAACCTGAGATTGAGGTCGGTAGCGTTGATCTATTGATTGAGTTTGCGCGTCGAGGACTGGGTATTTCCTATGTCACACGTGAGTTTATCTCCAAGGAGCTGGAGGAAGGTTCTCTCTTCGAAATTCAGCTTGATGTCCCGCTCCCCCCTTCCCATGTGGGGATTATGACCAAGCGCAATATGCCGATTTCTTTGGCTGCCAACCGGTTTATGGATCTTATTTTCCAGTCCTGA
- a CDS encoding helix-turn-helix domain-containing protein — MNSTVELMKSEYFLHNHLQLFVNRCSEDFVLPFHAHEFIEYSYVAEGKGFHHIGEDVIPVKKGMLFVIPVGVPHVFRPVSTNVTEHPLIIYNCLFNAELINTLTAIIQEKEIIQHLMDLAQNQVPYISVVDHNDQIAELMVKLYRESSVQGIGSSTMLYTLASQLVLMTYRQQYQKDYDEESHSTCFDYILHYIKEHASNRILMSDLVRISGWSEKQIGRMFLRHTGQTFSGYLQHLRIQKSCEILKNSQHKVSLVAELVGYRDMDSFYAAFKKITGETPLAYRKKSRALHSGR; from the coding sequence GTGAATTCAACTGTAGAACTCATGAAAAGCGAATACTTTCTGCATAACCATCTGCAACTTTTTGTCAATCGTTGCTCTGAAGATTTTGTGCTTCCTTTTCACGCACATGAATTTATTGAGTACAGCTATGTTGCCGAAGGAAAGGGCTTTCATCATATCGGTGAAGATGTCATTCCCGTGAAGAAAGGCATGCTTTTTGTCATTCCTGTTGGCGTTCCTCATGTCTTTCGTCCTGTGAGCACAAACGTAACCGAGCATCCGTTAATTATATATAATTGTCTGTTTAATGCTGAATTGATCAACACGCTGACAGCCATCATTCAGGAAAAAGAAATCATTCAACATCTGATGGACTTGGCACAAAATCAGGTTCCTTATATATCCGTTGTGGATCACAATGATCAGATTGCAGAACTAATGGTGAAGCTATATCGTGAATCCTCTGTTCAGGGAATCGGCTCGTCTACTATGTTATACACCTTGGCAAGCCAGTTGGTATTGATGACCTACAGACAACAGTATCAAAAGGATTATGATGAAGAGAGTCATTCCACTTGTTTTGATTACATCCTTCACTATATCAAGGAACACGCAAGCAATCGTATTCTGATGTCTGATCTGGTACGCATATCAGGCTGGAGCGAAAAACAGATTGGGCGAATGTTTCTGCGGCATACCGGACAGACCTTTAGCGGCTACCTACAACATCTACGCATACAAAAAAGCTGCGAAATTCTAAAGAATTCACAGCACAAAGTCAGCCTGGTTGCAGAGCTGGTCGGATATCGGGATATGGATTCATTCTATGCTGCATTCAAAAAAATAACAGGCGAAACACCTCTCGCCTATCGCAAAAAATCCAGAGCACTGCACTCTGGACGATAA
- the licT gene encoding BglG family transcription antiterminator LicT: MIIKQIFNNNIVSTVDDKNQELLILGRGIGFKFKAGDEIDEERIEKVFRLQDTSIYEKFKSIVAEVPIEILQATDDIVTLARTQLNKTISDGIYVSLSDHIHFAVQRLEKGMITRNPLSWEVQHFYKAEYDVAREALTLLKERLDIEFPKDEICNIALHFINAEVNDSMNDVTHLMQLLQEIMNIIKYHFNVELDEDSVNYFRFITHLKYFCQRVITHSSHDDAEEYLYEVVRKNYPETFKCIGKIETFIHKNYQYDMTHSEQLYLTLHLERLMKTKRDV, translated from the coding sequence ATGATTATTAAACAGATATTTAATAACAATATTGTCAGTACCGTGGATGACAAAAATCAGGAACTACTGATCCTCGGCCGGGGTATCGGATTCAAGTTCAAAGCAGGCGATGAGATTGATGAAGAGCGGATTGAGAAGGTATTCCGTCTTCAGGATACATCGATCTATGAGAAATTTAAATCCATCGTAGCTGAAGTGCCTATTGAGATTCTGCAGGCAACAGATGATATTGTGACACTCGCACGAACACAATTGAACAAAACCATCAGTGACGGGATCTATGTCTCGCTGTCGGATCACATTCACTTTGCTGTTCAACGCTTGGAAAAAGGAATGATTACTCGCAATCCACTTTCTTGGGAAGTTCAGCACTTCTATAAGGCGGAGTATGATGTGGCCAGAGAAGCACTGACCTTGCTGAAGGAAAGATTGGATATTGAGTTCCCCAAAGATGAAATCTGTAATATTGCACTACATTTCATCAATGCGGAAGTGAATGATTCCATGAACGATGTCACTCATCTCATGCAGCTATTGCAGGAGATTATGAATATCATCAAATATCACTTCAACGTCGAATTGGATGAAGATAGCGTCAATTATTTCCGCTTCATCACCCATTTGAAATATTTCTGTCAGCGTGTCATTACCCATTCTTCACATGATGATGCCGAGGAGTATTTATATGAAGTGGTTCGGAAAAACTATCCGGAGACATTCAAATGTATTGGTAAGATCGAGACTTTTATCCATAAGAACTATCAGTATGACATGACTCACTCGGAGCAGTTATATCTAACGCTCCATCTGGAACGTCTGATGAAAACCAAGCGGGACGTATAA
- the fsa gene encoding fructose-6-phosphate aldolase, giving the protein MKFFIDTANVEDIQKAYKIGVLSGVTTNPSLVAKEGVKFEDRIEEILRLVPEVESVSAEVTPDALTAEDMIAQANELIKINNSDKNITIKLPMTLAGLEACRYLTKKGVKTNVTLIFTVNQALLAARAGATYVSPFLGRLDDISEDGVQLVTKIAELFRTHNLDAQIIAASVRHPDHVTRVAMAGAHIATVPFSVIEQISKHPLTDQGMDKFAADWKKTVQ; this is encoded by the coding sequence ATGAAATTTTTTATCGATACAGCTAACGTGGAAGATATCCAAAAAGCATACAAAATCGGCGTATTGTCTGGTGTAACAACAAACCCATCTCTGGTAGCCAAAGAAGGCGTGAAATTCGAAGATCGTATTGAAGAAATCTTGCGGTTGGTACCTGAAGTTGAGTCCGTTTCTGCGGAAGTGACACCAGATGCCCTCACTGCTGAAGATATGATTGCACAAGCGAACGAATTGATCAAAATTAACAACAGCGACAAAAACATTACGATCAAATTGCCAATGACACTTGCAGGACTTGAAGCTTGCCGTTACTTGACCAAAAAAGGCGTGAAAACCAACGTAACGTTGATCTTCACGGTGAACCAGGCGCTTCTGGCTGCTCGTGCTGGTGCGACATATGTATCTCCATTCCTGGGACGTCTTGATGATATCTCTGAGGATGGCGTACAATTGGTTACCAAAATTGCTGAATTGTTCCGTACACATAACCTGGATGCACAGATTATTGCGGCTTCCGTAAGACATCCGGATCACGTTACACGTGTAGCAATGGCGGGAGCACATATCGCGACTGTTCCATTCTCCGTCATTGAACAAATCTCCAAACACCCACTGACAGATCAAGGTATGGACAAATTTGCAGCGGACTGGAAAAAAACAGTACAATAA